A genomic window from Triticum urartu cultivar G1812 chromosome 7, Tu2.1, whole genome shotgun sequence includes:
- the LOC125519102 gene encoding uncharacterized protein LOC125519102, producing MDFDNSEMKFFKCSYKVGPIKFNRFIKRGVTSSKDWASDYHFVRALAHPAAIQVENYVNSECVIISEVDGSFSKWLNKRKPIELFADGTMLPILRNMTIQLASLVKSILAKEVSPRYRCKGRILNERAIRQAAS from the exons ATGGATTTCGACAACAGTGAAATGAAGTTCTTCAAGTGCTCGTACAAAGTTGGGCCCATCAAATTCAACAGGTTTATCAAGAGGGGTGTTACAAGTTCGAAGGATTGGGCTTCAGACTACCATTTTGTCAGAGCTTTGGCACATCCTGCTGCTATCCAAGTTGAAAATTACGTCAATTCAGAGTGTGTGATCATCTCTGAAGTGGATGGGTCCTTCAGCAAATGGTTGAACAAAAGGAAACCCATTGAACTGTTCGCTGATGGCACCATGCTGCCCATCCTCAGAAATATGACCAT CCAACTTGCAAGTCTGGTGAAAAGTATTCTTGCTAAGGAAGTATCCCCGAGGTATCGTTGCAAAGGAAGAATTCTCAATGAAAGAGCTATACGTCAAGCTGCTTCCTGA